The segment GAGGTGCTCGCGGGAGAAATCCGGCCATAGCGTGTCGAGGAAGACGAATTCCGCGTACGCCGACTCCCACAGGAGGAAGTTCGAGGTGCGCTGCTCGCCGCTGGAGCGGATGAACAGGTCGACGTCGGGCATATCGGGCTGGTAGAGATGGCGGCGGATGACCTTCTCGTTGATCGCCGACGGGCGCATCCGCCCGGCAGCGACCTCGCCGGCGATGGCGCGCATGGCGTCGACCAGCTCGATGCGGCCGCCGTAGTTGATGCACATCGTGAGCGTGAGGACGTCGTTGCCGGCGGTCAATCGCTCGGCGAACTGCAGCTCTTTGATCACCGAGGTCCACAGCCGGGGCTTGCGCCCCGCCCAGCGGATCCGCACGCCCCACTCGTTCAGCTGGTCACGGCGTCGGTGCAGCACATCCCGGTTGTACCCCATGAGGAAGCGGACTTCATCGGG is part of the Microbacterium sp. ET2 genome and harbors:
- a CDS encoding isoprenyl transferase, producing the protein MTPKPYTHRDAVPYRPLDWTSVSPPAFPGAVPRHVAIVMDGNGRWANRRGLTRVEGHKAGEEVLLDVVAGAIQAGVRHLSVYAFSTENWARSPDEVRFLMGYNRDVLHRRRDQLNEWGVRIRWAGRKPRLWTSVIKELQFAERLTAGNDVLTLTMCINYGGRIELVDAMRAIAGEVAAGRMRPSAINEKVIRRHLYQPDMPDVDLFIRSSGEQRTSNFLLWESAYAEFVFLDTLWPDFSREHLWRAIDLYLDRDRRFGGAVDQPTSDIAHHDPQE